A stretch of Exiguobacterium sp. BMC-KP DNA encodes these proteins:
- a CDS encoding Na(+)/H(+) antiporter subunit B, with protein MKKQAKKHTNDVILESATSFITFIIFLFAVYLFFAGHYTPGGGFIGGLVTSSALVLILLAYDIKTLRRILPFDYKWITALGMLIAVLTASGALVFNVPFFTHAHDYFNLPLFGKTSLHTAMLFDLGVYLVVVGVTMTIIQTIGESD; from the coding sequence ATGAAAAAGCAGGCAAAAAAGCATACGAATGATGTCATCTTAGAGTCCGCGACTTCCTTCATTACGTTCATCATCTTCCTGTTTGCTGTCTACTTGTTCTTTGCCGGACACTATACACCAGGTGGCGGTTTCATTGGCGGTCTCGTAACATCTTCTGCTCTCGTCTTGATCTTACTAGCTTATGATATCAAGACATTGCGCCGGATTTTGCCATTTGATTATAAATGGATCACAGCGCTTGGCATGTTGATTGCCGTACTAACGGCTTCAGGAGCGCTCGTGTTCAACGTGCCGTTCTTCACGCATGCGCATGATTATTTTAATCTGCCGTTGTTCGGCAAGACATCGCTTCACACAGCGATGTTGTTCGACCTCGGTGTATACCTTGTCGTCGTCGGTGTGACGATGACAATTATTCAAACGATTGGGGAGAGTGATTAA
- a CDS encoding Na(+)/H(+) antiporter subunit C codes for MEIIMAIAAGILTMCAIYLILSKSILRIIIGTGLLSHAAHLLVMTMGGLKRGAAPVLKDGVTSYTDPLPQALVLTAIVISFGVTAFFLVLAYRAYQELGTDNIEEMKGTDSND; via the coding sequence ATGGAAATCATCATGGCGATCGCCGCAGGCATCCTAACGATGTGTGCCATTTATCTCATTCTTTCGAAAAGCATTCTTCGTATTATCATCGGAACAGGATTACTCAGTCACGCTGCTCATCTACTCGTCATGACAATGGGTGGATTAAAACGTGGTGCAGCTCCCGTTTTAAAGGATGGCGTGACTTCCTATACGGATCCACTACCACAAGCACTCGTTTTGACTGCCATCGTCATTAGCTTTGGTGTCACCGCCTTTTTCTTGGTGCTTGCGTATCGCGCTTACCAAGAGCTCGGAACCGATAATATCGAAGAGATGAAAGGAACCGATTCGAATGATTAA
- a CDS encoding Na+/H+ antiporter subunit D — MINLPLLPIIIPLLTGVILMFFPRHLKGQRIVSIFSTILTVCASIYLVLTVRSNGILTVTLGSWPAPFGITLVSDMLSALLVTTTSILVLSIIWYAIVYLSDAYQRYYYFIAVQFLLVGVNGAFTTGDIFNMFVFFEVFLISSYVLIVLGGKPAQLRESLKYLLINVISSALFVMTVAFLYGIIGSLSMADISQKITEIGQPAILNVIALLFLVVFGLKGAIFPLYFWLPGSYQVPPTPVLALFGALLTKVGVYGILRTYSLFFSNEIGTIHQILSVLALSTIIIGVIGALATRDAKQIIIYNIIVAVGVILYGVSLMTPQALEGAIFYLLHDMVIKAALFLLVGIMVGIAGSSKLKDMGGMIKAYPVLGWTFFIAALSLAGIPPLSGFIGKFLIVRGGIEAGELVGPIIVLLSSLLVLYSVVQLFMRAFWGTPKTYSGEKQALVPRLLAPTIALVALSVLYGVGAEAMRPLIQQAVEPLTNPTLYIDAVLKGGR; from the coding sequence ATGATTAACTTACCGCTATTACCGATCATCATCCCTTTGTTGACTGGTGTCATCTTAATGTTTTTCCCGCGACACCTCAAAGGACAACGAATCGTTTCCATCTTTTCGACGATTTTGACTGTCTGTGCATCCATTTACCTGGTTTTGACTGTCCGCTCAAATGGCATTTTGACTGTCACACTAGGTAGCTGGCCAGCGCCTTTTGGTATCACGCTCGTCTCTGACATGTTGTCTGCTTTACTCGTCACAACGACGAGCATACTTGTCCTAAGTATCATCTGGTATGCGATCGTTTATTTGAGCGATGCTTATCAACGGTATTACTATTTCATTGCCGTTCAGTTCCTGCTTGTTGGTGTCAACGGTGCCTTTACGACTGGCGATATCTTTAACATGTTTGTCTTCTTCGAAGTCTTCCTGATTTCGTCTTATGTCTTAATCGTTCTCGGCGGAAAGCCGGCACAATTACGAGAATCACTCAAGTATCTCTTGATTAACGTCATCTCGTCCGCCTTGTTCGTCATGACGGTTGCCTTCTTGTACGGCATCATTGGTTCACTCAGCATGGCGGATATCAGTCAGAAAATCACAGAGATCGGACAGCCAGCGATCCTAAACGTCATCGCCTTGTTATTCCTTGTCGTTTTCGGGTTAAAAGGTGCGATTTTCCCGCTCTACTTCTGGTTACCAGGCTCTTATCAAGTGCCACCGACCCCTGTTCTTGCCCTATTCGGTGCCTTATTGACGAAGGTTGGGGTATACGGGATTTTACGGACGTATAGTTTGTTCTTCTCAAACGAGATCGGAACGATTCATCAAATCTTAAGCGTCCTTGCCCTTAGTACAATCATCATCGGTGTCATTGGTGCGTTAGCGACACGGGATGCGAAACAAATCATCATTTACAACATCATCGTGGCTGTTGGGGTCATCTTGTATGGGGTTTCCCTCATGACACCACAAGCCCTAGAAGGGGCGATTTTCTACCTTCTTCACGATATGGTGATCAAGGCCGCATTGTTCTTACTCGTCGGTATCATGGTCGGAATCGCTGGTTCGAGTAAGCTGAAGGATATGGGTGGTATGATCAAAGCCTATCCTGTACTCGGTTGGACATTCTTCATCGCAGCGTTATCACTTGCCGGAATTCCACCACTTAGTGGATTCATCGGGAAATTCCTGATTGTTCGTGGCGGCATTGAAGCCGGTGAGTTGGTTGGACCAATCATCGTTTTACTATCGAGTTTGCTTGTCTTGTATTCCGTCGTCCAATTGTTCATGCGTGCCTTTTGGGGAACACCAAAGACATACTCAGGTGAAAAACAAGCGCTTGTTCCACGACTGCTGGCTCCTACGATTGCCTTAGTTGCGCTTAGCGTCCTCTATGGCGTAGGCGCTGAGGCGATGCGTCCACTCATTCAACAAGCCGTTGAACCGTTAACGAATCCAACGCTTTATATCGATGCCGTATTAAAAGGAGGTCGTTAA
- a CDS encoding Na+/H+ antiporter subunit E, which produces MAFQVLLNLFLAFLWMFLANNFSASGFVIGYALGLIAMFAFRRGFKGRFYLGPVVALVLLFFRFLYELVVANIDVLKIILKPKLDIQPGIFAYETELDQPWQVTLLSMLITLTPGTLVVDISDDNKTLYIHALHMPEVDEAVASIRDSFEKAILEVSR; this is translated from the coding sequence ATGGCATTTCAAGTCTTGCTCAACTTATTTCTTGCATTCTTGTGGATGTTTCTTGCGAATAATTTCTCGGCCTCCGGTTTCGTCATCGGCTATGCACTAGGTCTGATTGCGATGTTCGCTTTCCGCCGCGGCTTTAAAGGTCGTTTTTATCTCGGACCCGTCGTCGCGCTCGTTTTGTTGTTTTTCCGCTTTCTCTACGAACTGGTCGTAGCGAACATCGATGTTCTAAAGATCATCTTAAAGCCGAAATTAGATATTCAGCCCGGTATCTTCGCCTATGAGACAGAACTCGATCAACCGTGGCAAGTCACATTGTTATCGATGCTGATTACCTTGACACCTGGAACACTTGTCGTCGATATCTCGGACGATAATAAGACACTTTATATTCATGCGCTTCATATGCCAGAAGTCGACGAAGCCGTCGCATCGATTCGCGATAGTTTTGAGAAAGCCATTCTGGAGGTGAGTCGGTGA
- a CDS encoding Na(+)/H(+) antiporter subunit F1, whose protein sequence is MLGLFYRVIKGPSVADRVIALDSIGISLISIVGLVSIILRTSDYLEVILLIGILAFIGTVAFSKYIEKGEIIERDRNQ, encoded by the coding sequence ATGCTTGGCCTGTTTTACCGTGTCATTAAAGGTCCAAGTGTTGCGGATCGTGTTATCGCCTTAGATTCGATTGGTATCAGCTTGATTTCAATCGTTGGTCTTGTCTCGATCATCTTACGGACGAGCGACTACCTCGAAGTCATTCTTTTGATTGGTATACTCGCCTTCATCGGTACGGTTGCCTTTTCAAAATATATCGAGAAAGGAGAGATCATCGAACGTGATCGCAATCAATGA
- the mnhG gene encoding monovalent cation/H(+) antiporter subunit G — MIAINELIVAVFALLGMGFSLVTALGLIRLPDVYTRAHAASKSATLGVMSILIGVIIYFVTEDGFFSSRVVLGILFVLITAPIGGHLIARAAYYSNVPLWKSSVRDDLSKNKEHVEPKKRQDDV, encoded by the coding sequence GTGATCGCAATCAATGAATTGATCGTCGCGGTCTTCGCCTTGCTCGGTATGGGATTTAGTCTCGTCACTGCGCTTGGGCTGATCCGCCTACCCGATGTTTATACGCGTGCTCACGCAGCATCTAAAAGTGCAACATTAGGCGTCATGTCGATTTTGATCGGCGTCATCATCTATTTCGTCACAGAAGACGGATTTTTCTCCTCTCGTGTCGTGCTCGGTATTCTATTCGTGCTCATCACAGCACCGATTGGGGGGCATTTAATCGCTCGTGCTGCGTATTACAGCAATGTCCCCTTGTGGAAATCGTCCGTTCGAGACGACTTATCCAAGAATAAAGAACATGTAGAACCAAAAAAACGCCAAGATGACGTATGA
- a CDS encoding Rrf2 family transcriptional regulator, which yields MRITQYTDYGLRVLMYLGVHRDVITPMPQIAQHYGISSNHLMKVTQQLAKLGYVESTRGRSGGLRLIRDPKDINIGKVVREMEPMDIVECFGSNGHCIIEPGCRLKGVLGRALRAFIRELEQHTLEELLDNRDELALLFDSSPLQRS from the coding sequence GTGAGAATTACACAGTATACGGATTATGGTTTACGTGTGTTGATGTATCTCGGAGTGCACCGGGATGTCATCACACCAATGCCGCAGATTGCACAGCATTATGGCATCTCATCCAACCATTTAATGAAAGTGACTCAACAGTTAGCGAAACTTGGATATGTTGAATCAACAAGAGGTCGCTCAGGAGGGCTTCGTTTAATACGTGACCCAAAAGACATTAACATTGGGAAAGTTGTTCGCGAGATGGAACCGATGGATATCGTCGAGTGTTTTGGGAGCAACGGCCATTGTATCATTGAGCCTGGATGTCGTTTAAAAGGTGTACTTGGGCGAGCACTGCGAGCATTTATCCGAGAACTGGAACAGCATACGCTAGAAGAGTTGCTTGATAATCGTGATGAGTTGGCGCTCTTATTTGATTCTTCACCCTTACAGCGTTCCTAA
- a CDS encoding glycerophosphodiester phosphodiesterase: MLKQFGLTMVAGAILSTGLATEDAGAQSKGKSLLDPNRIINVAHRGASGYAPEHTMPAYEMGYKKFKADYIEIDLQMTKDGQLIAMHDETVDRTTNGTGAVKEMTLSEIKQLDAGSWFNEANPSLANKSYVGLKVPTLEEIFSIYGKHANYYIETKSPDVYPGMEQKLLDTLKAYDLSSDRVKPGQVLIQSFSEESLQKVRALDSNVPLIQLMEAGEVKTLTDERLKAIRQYAVGVGPSFKALTRENVTAIRKHDLLLHPYTVNEKADMVRMLDYGATGVFTNYADRFNAVTKAFQKI; this comes from the coding sequence ATGTTGAAACAATTCGGACTGACGATGGTTGCAGGAGCTATATTAAGTACAGGTCTTGCAACAGAAGATGCAGGAGCACAATCAAAAGGAAAATCCTTGCTGGACCCAAATCGGATCATTAATGTTGCTCATCGTGGTGCTTCAGGATATGCACCAGAGCATACAATGCCGGCTTACGAAATGGGATATAAGAAATTCAAAGCGGATTACATCGAGATTGATCTACAGATGACGAAGGATGGTCAATTGATTGCGATGCATGACGAAACCGTCGATCGAACGACGAACGGAACAGGTGCCGTCAAAGAGATGACGTTATCAGAAATTAAACAACTAGACGCAGGAAGTTGGTTCAATGAAGCAAATCCATCACTGGCAAACAAATCATACGTTGGTTTGAAAGTCCCTACACTTGAAGAAATTTTCTCGATTTATGGTAAACATGCGAACTATTATATCGAAACGAAATCACCAGATGTTTATCCTGGTATGGAGCAGAAGCTACTCGATACCTTAAAAGCTTATGATTTATCGAGTGATCGTGTAAAACCAGGTCAAGTCTTAATTCAATCGTTTAGTGAAGAAAGTCTTCAAAAAGTCAGAGCTCTAGATTCGAATGTACCGCTTATTCAGTTGATGGAAGCAGGTGAAGTTAAAACATTAACGGATGAACGATTAAAAGCGATTCGACAATATGCTGTTGGTGTCGGTCCTTCATTTAAGGCTTTGACACGCGAAAATGTTACCGCGATCCGTAAACATGATTTATTACTACATCCATATACAGTGAATGAAAAGGCGGATATGGTTCGTATGCTTGACTACGGAGCTACAGGTGTCTTTACAAACTATGCGGATCGGTTTAATGCAGTTACTAAAGCATTTCAAAAAATCTGA
- the odhB gene encoding 2-oxoglutarate dehydrogenase complex dihydrolipoyllysine-residue succinyltransferase, producing the protein MEIKVPELAESITEGTVASWLKQPGDHVEKGEAIVELETDKVNIEVPSDEAGTLTEVMAAEGDTVRVGETIAVISAGGEAPKPATTQTSQEAPKETPKAEEKAEQPVAAAATESTSVADRPIASPAARKLAREKGIDLAQVATQDPLGRIRVQDVATFEVAPREQAKPAAAKPAAPTPAPAAAPGKPEERIKMSRRRKTIANRLVEVQQTAAMLTTFNEIDMSAVMALRKRRQEKFVKENEVKLGFMSFFTKAAVAALKKMPYLNAEIQGDEIVLKKFYDIGIAVSAPDGLVVPVVRDADKKNFAEIEKDIIQLAVKARDNKLGLSDLTGGTFTITNGGTFGSLMSTPILNGPQVAILGMHAINLRPVAIDAERMENRPMMYVALSYDHRIVDGKEAVTFLKHIKDLLEDPESLIFEA; encoded by the coding sequence ATGGAAATCAAAGTACCAGAACTTGCCGAATCAATTACAGAAGGAACGGTGGCGTCTTGGTTAAAACAACCAGGTGATCACGTTGAAAAAGGGGAAGCCATCGTTGAGCTTGAGACAGATAAGGTTAACATCGAAGTACCGTCAGATGAAGCGGGTACGTTGACGGAAGTGATGGCTGCTGAGGGAGATACAGTCCGCGTTGGGGAAACGATTGCTGTCATCTCTGCTGGAGGCGAAGCTCCAAAACCAGCAACGACGCAAACGTCACAAGAAGCGCCAAAAGAGACACCGAAAGCAGAAGAAAAAGCGGAGCAACCCGTTGCTGCTGCAGCGACGGAAAGTACATCTGTTGCGGATCGTCCGATTGCTTCACCAGCTGCTCGTAAATTGGCTCGTGAAAAAGGAATTGATTTAGCACAAGTCGCGACACAAGATCCACTCGGTCGGATTCGTGTCCAAGACGTTGCAACGTTTGAAGTAGCACCACGTGAGCAAGCAAAACCGGCGGCTGCGAAGCCAGCTGCACCGACACCAGCTCCAGCAGCCGCTCCTGGTAAACCAGAAGAGCGAATCAAGATGTCACGCCGACGGAAGACGATTGCGAATCGTCTTGTTGAAGTTCAACAAACGGCAGCGATGTTGACGACATTCAATGAAATCGATATGTCTGCTGTCATGGCACTCCGTAAACGTCGTCAAGAAAAGTTCGTTAAAGAAAATGAAGTTAAACTTGGCTTCATGTCATTCTTTACGAAAGCAGCAGTAGCAGCACTTAAAAAGATGCCATACTTAAATGCTGAGATTCAAGGTGATGAAATCGTCCTGAAAAAATTCTACGATATCGGCATTGCCGTTTCAGCACCAGATGGTCTTGTCGTTCCTGTTGTTCGTGATGCGGACAAGAAGAACTTCGCTGAGATTGAAAAAGACATCATTCAATTAGCTGTCAAAGCACGTGACAATAAACTCGGTCTATCTGATTTGACAGGTGGTACATTTACGATCACGAATGGTGGTACGTTCGGTTCACTCATGTCGACGCCAATCTTAAACGGTCCACAAGTAGCAATTCTCGGTATGCACGCGATCAACTTGCGCCCTGTTGCGATTGATGCAGAACGCATGGAAAACCGTCCGATGATGTATGTTGCACTCTCATATGATCACCGGATCGTTGATGGAAAAGAAGCTGTTACATTCCTGAAGCATATTAAAGACTTGCTCGAAGATCCAGAATCATTGATTTTTGAGGCGTAA
- a CDS encoding 2-oxoglutarate dehydrogenase E1 component → MAGHEQDQQAFYGPNLGYIIELYERFLEDKTSVDEETRAYFEEHGAPVTEPVTPMQVETGDFEKYLAANRLAEQIRAKGHLAADIYPLKDHPRETGLFELNQYGLTEADLRKMPVSLVCPEPQPGIQDAFEGIEHLKAQYTGAAAVEFQHVDDLDEKKWLRQKIEQGALTATLDAEQKKQLFKRLAETDLFEKYLHKTYVGQKRFSIEGLDAMVPLLDTIVGHLISNGSETINIGMAHRGRLNVLAHVLGKPYEMIFAEFQHAPNHDLVPSEGSIGITYGWTGDVKYHLGLNRKLEQKTRDVRMTLANNPSHLEFVDPVVEGFTRAAQDDRTQKGAPRQEQAAAAAILIHGDAAFPGQGIVAETLNLANLKGYNTGGTIHIIANNTIGFTTEPTDSRSTRYSSDLAKGYEIPVFHVNADEPESCLAVALLASEYRATFKKDVMIDLIGYRRFGHNEMDEPMNTNPVLYDLIHKHDPIRVLYGKTLVANGDATAEEIQTIETSINDHMKAAREKVPNAEKEYGGVMPDVVFKGVPTIETGVSIETLTAYNEELLQWPDGFQVFHKLEKVLKRRTDAFSTKNGIDWGHAETLAFASILSDGTPIRLSGQDSERGTFAQRNINLHDVKTGEGFSPLHALSTATASFSVYNSPLSEAGVLGFEYGYNVFAPETLVLWEAQYGDFANSGQVIFDQFISASRAKWGQTSGLVMLLPHGYEGQGPEHSSGRLERFLTLSGEKNWTVANVSSAAQYFHLLRRQAAILGKEEVRPLVVMTPKSLLRHPLATSDVSELTEGSFRRVIEQAGLGEAPERVKRLVFCSGKMAIDLAEAVSKSDENLDWLQIVRVEELYPFPAKALKEVIARYESVEEMVWVQEEPKNMGAWSFIEPRLETVAPNDIQTVRYIGRRRRSSTAEGDPSGHKVEQARIINDALTASTATPTAPSHVSNHTS, encoded by the coding sequence ATGGCAGGCCACGAGCAAGATCAACAAGCATTCTATGGACCAAACCTTGGCTACATCATTGAATTGTACGAGCGTTTTTTAGAAGACAAAACATCTGTTGATGAGGAGACGCGTGCTTATTTCGAAGAGCACGGCGCACCAGTGACGGAACCAGTCACACCGATGCAAGTCGAGACAGGAGATTTCGAAAAATATCTTGCGGCGAATCGTTTAGCGGAACAAATTCGTGCAAAAGGACATCTTGCGGCGGATATCTATCCGCTGAAGGACCATCCGCGAGAAACAGGTTTATTCGAATTAAATCAATACGGTTTGACTGAAGCAGATCTTCGCAAAATGCCGGTCTCACTCGTTTGTCCAGAGCCACAACCTGGTATACAGGACGCGTTCGAAGGGATCGAGCATTTAAAAGCACAGTATACAGGTGCCGCAGCTGTTGAATTCCAACATGTCGATGATTTGGATGAAAAGAAATGGCTTCGTCAGAAAATCGAACAAGGGGCTTTGACAGCGACACTTGACGCTGAACAAAAGAAACAATTGTTCAAACGTTTGGCTGAGACAGATCTATTTGAAAAATACCTGCATAAAACATATGTCGGTCAAAAGCGATTCTCCATCGAAGGACTTGACGCGATGGTACCATTGCTTGATACGATCGTCGGACACCTTATTTCGAACGGGTCGGAGACGATCAATATTGGAATGGCACACCGTGGACGGTTGAACGTTTTGGCTCACGTCCTCGGCAAACCATATGAAATGATCTTTGCTGAGTTCCAACATGCACCGAACCACGACCTCGTGCCGTCTGAAGGCTCAATCGGCATCACGTACGGTTGGACGGGAGACGTCAAGTATCACCTCGGATTAAACCGTAAACTTGAGCAAAAGACACGCGACGTTCGGATGACACTTGCGAACAACCCATCGCACCTTGAGTTCGTCGACCCAGTCGTTGAAGGCTTCACGCGTGCAGCGCAAGATGATCGGACGCAAAAAGGTGCACCACGCCAAGAGCAAGCAGCCGCTGCTGCAATCCTGATTCACGGGGATGCTGCGTTCCCTGGACAGGGAATCGTTGCTGAGACACTGAACTTAGCGAACCTCAAAGGATACAACACGGGCGGAACGATTCACATCATTGCGAACAATACGATCGGCTTTACGACAGAACCAACGGATTCGCGTTCGACGCGCTACTCAAGTGACCTGGCTAAGGGTTACGAGATTCCAGTCTTCCATGTTAATGCGGATGAGCCGGAGAGCTGTCTCGCTGTTGCGTTACTCGCGAGTGAGTACCGGGCGACGTTTAAGAAGGATGTCATGATCGATTTGATTGGATACCGTCGTTTTGGTCATAACGAAATGGATGAACCAATGAACACAAATCCGGTCTTATACGATTTGATTCATAAACATGATCCGATTCGTGTCTTATATGGAAAAACGCTTGTTGCGAACGGGGATGCGACAGCTGAGGAAATCCAAACGATTGAGACATCGATCAATGATCATATGAAAGCGGCTCGTGAAAAAGTACCGAATGCGGAGAAAGAGTATGGTGGGGTCATGCCGGACGTCGTCTTTAAAGGCGTACCGACAATCGAGACAGGTGTCTCGATCGAAACACTAACAGCGTACAACGAAGAATTATTACAATGGCCGGATGGCTTCCAAGTGTTCCATAAACTTGAGAAGGTTCTGAAGCGCCGGACGGATGCGTTCTCAACGAAGAACGGGATTGATTGGGGTCACGCTGAAACCTTGGCGTTCGCTTCGATTCTCTCGGATGGAACACCAATTCGCTTGAGCGGGCAAGATTCTGAACGGGGAACGTTCGCACAACGGAATATCAATCTTCATGATGTGAAAACGGGAGAAGGATTCTCGCCACTTCATGCTTTATCAACGGCAACAGCTTCGTTCTCGGTCTATAACAGTCCACTCTCTGAGGCGGGTGTTCTTGGCTTTGAATACGGCTATAATGTCTTTGCACCAGAAACGCTTGTCTTATGGGAAGCACAGTATGGCGACTTTGCGAACTCAGGTCAAGTCATTTTCGACCAGTTCATCTCAGCAAGCCGCGCAAAATGGGGACAAACGTCAGGTCTTGTTATGTTGCTTCCTCACGGATATGAAGGACAAGGACCGGAACACTCGAGTGGTCGTCTCGAACGTTTCTTGACATTATCGGGTGAGAAGAACTGGACGGTCGCAAACGTATCGAGTGCGGCTCAGTACTTCCACTTGTTACGTCGACAAGCAGCGATTCTCGGAAAAGAGGAAGTTCGCCCGCTCGTCGTCATGACACCGAAGAGTCTCTTGCGCCATCCACTTGCAACATCTGACGTCTCTGAATTGACGGAAGGTAGCTTCCGCCGTGTCATCGAGCAAGCAGGTCTTGGTGAGGCACCAGAGCGTGTCAAGCGCCTTGTGTTCTGTTCTGGTAAGATGGCAATCGATTTGGCAGAAGCTGTTTCAAAATCAGACGAGAATCTGGATTGGCTACAGATCGTTCGTGTCGAGGAACTGTATCCATTCCCGGCTAAAGCTCTAAAAGAAGTCATCGCGCGATATGAATCCGTCGAAGAGATGGTCTGGGTGCAAGAAGAACCGAAAAATATGGGTGCTTGGTCATTTATAGAACCACGTCTTGAGACGGTTGCACCGAACGACATTCAAACGGTTCGTTACATCGGTCGTCGTCGTCGCTCAAGTACAGCTGAAGGTGACCCATCAGGTCATAAAGTAGAGCAGGCACGTATCATCAATGATGCGTTGACAGCTTCTACTGCTACACCAACAGCACCATCACACGTATCGAATCACACATCATAA
- a CDS encoding amino acid ABC transporter ATP-binding protein yields the protein MSIIEVKNLKKSFGSNEVLKDINVSIAEKEVVCVIGPSGSGKSTFLRCLNRLEEITGGTVIIDNHDITSSKVDINKVREEVGMVFQHFNLFPHKTVLENVTLAPIKVRKSDKEQAKKRALELLDKVGLREKADNYPGELSGGQKQRVAIARALAMNPKIMLFDEPTSALDPEMVGDVLAVMKQLALEGMTMVVVTHEMGFAREVGDRVLFMDGGYIVEENVPQALFDAPQHERTQSFLSKVL from the coding sequence ATGAGTATCATTGAAGTGAAGAATCTAAAGAAATCATTTGGTTCGAACGAGGTCCTAAAAGATATTAACGTTTCGATTGCCGAAAAAGAAGTCGTTTGTGTCATTGGTCCGTCTGGATCTGGTAAAAGCACGTTCCTTCGCTGCTTGAATCGTCTAGAGGAGATTACGGGTGGTACGGTCATCATCGATAATCATGATATTACGAGTTCAAAAGTTGATATTAACAAAGTCCGAGAAGAAGTCGGGATGGTTTTTCAACACTTTAATCTTTTCCCGCATAAAACTGTACTTGAGAACGTCACCCTTGCACCAATTAAAGTCCGTAAATCGGATAAAGAACAGGCGAAAAAACGAGCACTTGAACTCCTTGATAAAGTCGGATTACGTGAAAAAGCTGACAATTATCCGGGAGAGTTGTCTGGGGGTCAAAAGCAACGAGTTGCGATTGCTCGAGCGCTCGCGATGAATCCAAAAATCATGTTATTTGACGAGCCGACGTCTGCACTTGACCCAGAAATGGTCGGTGACGTGCTTGCCGTCATGAAACAACTCGCTCTTGAAGGGATGACGATGGTCGTCGTGACTCATGAGATGGGATTTGCTCGTGAAGTTGGCGATCGCGTTCTGTTCATGGATGGTGGATACATCGTCGAAGAGAATGTGCCACAAGCATTGTTTGATGCTCCGCAACATGAACGGACTCAATCGTTTCTCAGTAAGGTATTATGA
- a CDS encoding amino acid ABC transporter permease, with translation MEVVKTAFPFFLEGLQVTLYIFIIAVIVGFLIGLVVALMRLSPSKILNGIAIIYIDVIRGTPFIVQLFFIYFGLNSLEWLSMDRMYAGILTVAINAGAYFAEIIRAGIQSIDKGQTEAARSLGMTGRQTMVQIILPQAFRRMLPTITNQSIISLKDTSLLSIIGIADLTQQGQVQQSTTFEPFIVWSVVGLMYFVIIYLLSLVAKFLERRFTLR, from the coding sequence ATGGAAGTGGTCAAAACCGCATTTCCATTTTTCTTGGAAGGGCTTCAAGTCACGTTGTATATTTTCATCATTGCTGTCATCGTCGGTTTTCTGATCGGATTAGTCGTTGCCTTGATGCGTTTGTCTCCATCAAAGATTTTAAACGGAATTGCGATTATCTATATTGATGTCATTCGCGGAACACCGTTCATCGTCCAGTTATTCTTCATCTATTTTGGACTTAATTCGCTCGAATGGTTATCAATGGACCGAATGTATGCAGGGATACTGACGGTCGCAATCAATGCCGGCGCGTATTTTGCGGAAATCATTCGAGCAGGTATCCAGTCGATTGATAAAGGACAAACAGAAGCAGCCCGTTCACTCGGGATGACAGGGCGTCAAACGATGGTACAAATTATCCTGCCACAAGCATTTCGGCGGATGTTACCAACGATTACGAACCAATCGATCATTAGCTTAAAGGATACGTCGTTGCTGTCGATCATCGGAATTGCTGACTTGACACAACAAGGACAAGTCCAGCAGTCAACGACGTTTGAACCATTCATCGTCTGGTCCGTTGTCGGATTGATGTACTTCGTCATCATTTATCTATTGTCCTTAGTGGCGAAGTTCTTGGAACGGAGGTTTACATTACGATGA